In Aegilops tauschii subsp. strangulata cultivar AL8/78 chromosome 3, Aet v6.0, whole genome shotgun sequence, one genomic interval encodes:
- the LOC109731742 gene encoding BTB/POZ domain-containing protein FBL11 isoform X1: MSSAGDGEDGGGAAADTVVLEITDAAASPSSAPPPPPIPVSALAAPLPSPTVLAVRADRSRLIESSSYFRALLGGSFSESGSGYVRISCDLAAAVQVLRYLFEPPASFAISHHNFLPLLEGALFLAVESLLVDCERWFRTVRSRNPSMVVPLDFIIEAWYFAPKHGVTFVEDVCPGYLAQNFVQVISSRSFVHIPYDLLCSTIESPNLTVDSEKQLCEAILSWVSASRQSCEQSVSNSADNQLSLLSKVRVCLLPLGFAAGTKRNCFEFGNNAVCMILNLLKDSLQTLLHTVTDDNLDSYRIRLTEYSKKIVLSGCPQLTTQFLYISALPTDLDAVFKRTIVSDVNDGCLNHYNGLVKKAKTLSFRNVRIVDLSKCPNVHFGAVILWMKWTFPELRTFIASYCLLFQFEDLQCLLLRCPWINEINLSIDTSIILSKYSIISSRSEVRRDVNRNLSSYYMQSGLYGTSGNPVFSNISKLILEGRNDITDMNLLEISMLKSSLCYINIKHCTLLTDDGISTLLLNCRKMHSMVLSYTSFGNHSIQTLCSLDPSDSFSYHKDEHAHVMAFRLQELHLEGCEGISCAAMSQLVSNMNIVKSLCLRETSLADGALCNFVGSSLEYLDISETVVSMVSLAPVIRRNSNLSCLKTAGCRNLLFEQGEVQSTSGNKYGRFLQEITSTCYLEDVEMGWAFCPVRVDDLIPSFSKVRRMTVGLGTTLPENILHALPEICPFLESLVLRFQVISDRVVRNLLESSTNLQVLCLHYCLGNLTSFSFQTMAPALRILRLQWVTPWITNDDLTILTQNCNLVELLLSGCKLLDTSSQEIISSGWPNLACLQLEECGQITLDGVDSILDCKALEEVLLRHTGRGIGRTIITDAIRELPLLRKLALDLCDASEGGYDTPNVPEGKMMRSVRMSRCKKSAAAARSCFGEASSSSSNRKPVQHRETIVLEWSSRQLTTTVVEERL; this comes from the exons ATGTCCTCCGCCGGCGACGGGGAAgacggcggcggcgccgccgccgacaCGGTGGTCCTGGAGATCACCGACGCAGCAGCATCCCCCTCCTCCGCGCCTCCACCTCCCCCCATCCCAGTCTCCGCGCTCGCCGCCCCACTCCCGTCCCCGACCGTCCTCGCGGTCCGCGCCGACCGGAGCAGGCTCATCGAGAGCTCCTCCTACTTCCGCGCCCTCCTCGGCGGCAGCTTCAG CGAATCGGGCAGCGGCTACGTGCGGATCAGCtgcgacctcgccgccgccgtgcaGGTCCTCCGGTACCTCTTCGAGCCCCCCGCGAGCTTCGCGATCTCGCATCACAACTTCCTCCCGCTGCTGGAG GGTGCTCTGTTTCTCGCTGTCGAGAGCCTTCTAGTGGACTGTGAAAGGTGGTTCAGAACCGTGAGATCTCGAAATCCCTCCATGGTGGTACCGTTGGATTTCATAATCGAGGCCTGGTACTTCGCTCCAAAGCATG GGGTTACTTTTGTTGAAGACGTATGTCCAGGATATCTAGCTCAGAATTTT GTACAAGTTATCTCCAGTAGGTCATTTGTTCATATACCTTATGATCTGCTGTGCTCCACCATTGAATCTCCAAACCTGACTGTGGATAG TGAAAAGCAATTGTGTGAAGCAATTTTATCTTGGGTTTCCGCAAGTAGGCAATCCTGTGAACAATCAGTCTCCAACTCAGCAGATAACCAACTCTCCCTTCTTAGCAAG GTTAGGGTATGCCTTTTACCTTTAGGATTTGCAGCAG GTACAAAGAGAAACTGCTTTGAATTTGGGAACAATGCTGTATGTATGATTCTTAATCTGCTTAAGGACAGTTTGCAAACTCTACTGCATACAGTTACCGATGACAACTTGGATAGTTACCGTATTCGATTAACAGAATACTCCAAG AAAATAGTACTTTCGGGATGTCCCCAGTTAACTACGCAATTCCTATACATATCGGCGCTCCCCACTGATCTAGATGCTGTATTTAAGAGAACTATAGTGAGCGATGTTAACGACGGATGTTTGAACCATTACAATGGGCTGGTGAAGAAGGCTAAAACCTTGTCATTTAGAAATGTACGCATTGTGGATCTCTCCAAATGTCCAAATGTACATTTTGGTGCAGTAATTTTATGGATGAAGTGGACATTTCCAGAATTGAGGACGTTCATAGCTTCCTATTGTTTACTCTTTCAGTTTGAAGATTTGCAGTGTTTGTTACTGAGATGCCCATGGATTAATGAAATCAATTTGAGTATTGATACAAGCATTATACTATCCAAGTACTCGATTATATCTTCTAGATCTGAAGTACGGCGTGACGTGAATCGAAATCTATCTAGCTATTACATGCAAAGTGGATTATATGGGACCTCAGGAAACCCAGTTTTCTCAAATATATCAAAATTGATACTGGAAGGCCGAAATGATATTACTG ATATGAACTTGCTGGAGATATCCATGCTGAAAAGCTCTCTATGTTATATAAACATTAAACATTGCACCCTGTTGACAGATGATGGTATATCTACACTACTGTTGAATTGTAGAAAAATGCACTCGATGGTTCTTTCTTATACATCGTTTGGAAATCATTCAATTCAAACCCTATGCTCATTGGATCCTTCAGATAGCTTTTCTTACCATAAGGATGAACATGCTCATGTTATGGCATTTAGGTTGCAAGAATTGCATCTGGAAGGCTGTGAAG GTATTAGTTGTGCTGCTATGTCCCAGCTAGTGAGTAATATGAATATTGTGAAGTCCTTATGCTTAAGGGAGACATCACTTGCAGATGGTGCTCTCTGCAACTTTGTTGGCTCTTCACTTGAGTATCTTGATATTTCGGAGACTGTg GTTTCTATGGTCTCATTGGCACCAGTTATACGAAGAAACTCTAATTTGAGCTGCTTGAAAACAGCTGGATGCCGTAACCTGCTGTTTGAACAGGGTGAGGTACAATCCACGAGTGGTAACAAGTATGGCAGGTTTCTTCAGGAGATAACCAGTACGTGCTATTTGGAGGATGTAGAAATGGGCTGGGCATTTTGCCCTGTTCGAGTTGATGACCTCATTCCTTCTTTTAGTAAAGTAAGGAGGATGACAGTTGGCCTTGGCACAACATTACCAGAGAATATCCTGCATGCTCTTCCTGAGATCTGCCCGTTTCTCGAGTCTTTGGTTCTTAGGTTTCAG GTAATCTCTGACAGAGTTGTAAGAAATCTATTGGAATCGTCAACAAATCTTCAGGTGCTCTGCCTGCACTATTGCCTCGGCAATTTGACTTCATTTAGCTTTCAAACAATGGCACCAGCGTTAAGAATATTACGGCTCCAGTGGGTTACTCCATGGATCACAAATGATGATCTGACAATTCTTACACAGAATTGCAATTTAGTTGAACTTTTGCTGTCTGGTTGCAAACTCCTTGACACCA GCTCTCAAGAGATAATCTCTTCTGGGTGGCCAAACTTGGCATGTTTACAACTTGAG GAATGTGGTCAGATAACACTTGATGGGGTTGATTCTATTTTAGATTGTAAAGCTTTGGAAGAAGTCTTACTTAGGCACACC GGTAGAGGTATTGGAAGAACCATTATAACAGATGCTATCAGAGAG CTACCGCTCCTAAGGAAGCTGGCGCTGGATCTCTGCGACGCGTCCGAGGGAGGCTACGACACCCCGAAC GTTCCGGAGGGGAAGATGATGAGGAGCGTGAGGATGAGCAGGTGCAAgaagtcggcggcggcggcgaggtcgtGCTTTGGAGAGGCGTCCTCCTCGAGCTCGAACCGGAAGCCGGTGCAGCACAGGGAGACCATCGTGCTGGAGTGGAGCAGCCGGCAGCTGACGACCACCGTAGTGGAAGAAAGACTCTAG
- the LOC109731742 gene encoding BTB/POZ domain-containing protein FBL11 isoform X2 — MSSAGDGEDGGGAAADTVVLEITDAAASPSSAPPPPPIPVSALAAPLPSPTVLAVRADRSRLIESSSYFRALLGGSFSESGSGYVRISCDLAAAVQVLRYLFEPPASFAISHHNFLPLLEGALFLAVESLLVDCERWFRTVRSRNPSMVVPLDFIIEAWYFAPKHGVTFVEDVCPGYLAQNFVQVISSRSFVHIPYDLLCSTIESPNLTVDSEKQLCEAILSWVSASRQSCEQSVSNSADNQLSLLSKVRVCLLPLGFAAGTKRNCFEFGNNAVCMILNLLKDSLQTLLHTVTDDNLDSYRIRLTEYSKKIVLSGCPQLTTQFLYISALPTDLDAVFKRTIVSDVNDGCLNHYNGLVKKAKTLSFRNVRIVDLSKCPNVHFGAVILWMKWTFPELRTFIASYCLLFQFEDLQCLLLRCPWINEINLSIDTSIILSKYSIISSRSEVRRDVNRNLSSYYMQSGLYGTSGNPVFSNISKLILEGRNDITDMNLLEISMLKSSLCYINIKHCTLLTDDGISTLLLNCRKMHSMVLSYTSFGNHSIQTLCSLDPSDSFSYHKDEHAHVMAFRLQELHLEGCEDGALCNFVGSSLEYLDISETVVSMVSLAPVIRRNSNLSCLKTAGCRNLLFEQGEVQSTSGNKYGRFLQEITSTCYLEDVEMGWAFCPVRVDDLIPSFSKVRRMTVGLGTTLPENILHALPEICPFLESLVLRFQVISDRVVRNLLESSTNLQVLCLHYCLGNLTSFSFQTMAPALRILRLQWVTPWITNDDLTILTQNCNLVELLLSGCKLLDTSSQEIISSGWPNLACLQLEECGQITLDGVDSILDCKALEEVLLRHTGRGIGRTIITDAIRELPLLRKLALDLCDASEGGYDTPNVPEGKMMRSVRMSRCKKSAAAARSCFGEASSSSSNRKPVQHRETIVLEWSSRQLTTTVVEERL; from the exons ATGTCCTCCGCCGGCGACGGGGAAgacggcggcggcgccgccgccgacaCGGTGGTCCTGGAGATCACCGACGCAGCAGCATCCCCCTCCTCCGCGCCTCCACCTCCCCCCATCCCAGTCTCCGCGCTCGCCGCCCCACTCCCGTCCCCGACCGTCCTCGCGGTCCGCGCCGACCGGAGCAGGCTCATCGAGAGCTCCTCCTACTTCCGCGCCCTCCTCGGCGGCAGCTTCAG CGAATCGGGCAGCGGCTACGTGCGGATCAGCtgcgacctcgccgccgccgtgcaGGTCCTCCGGTACCTCTTCGAGCCCCCCGCGAGCTTCGCGATCTCGCATCACAACTTCCTCCCGCTGCTGGAG GGTGCTCTGTTTCTCGCTGTCGAGAGCCTTCTAGTGGACTGTGAAAGGTGGTTCAGAACCGTGAGATCTCGAAATCCCTCCATGGTGGTACCGTTGGATTTCATAATCGAGGCCTGGTACTTCGCTCCAAAGCATG GGGTTACTTTTGTTGAAGACGTATGTCCAGGATATCTAGCTCAGAATTTT GTACAAGTTATCTCCAGTAGGTCATTTGTTCATATACCTTATGATCTGCTGTGCTCCACCATTGAATCTCCAAACCTGACTGTGGATAG TGAAAAGCAATTGTGTGAAGCAATTTTATCTTGGGTTTCCGCAAGTAGGCAATCCTGTGAACAATCAGTCTCCAACTCAGCAGATAACCAACTCTCCCTTCTTAGCAAG GTTAGGGTATGCCTTTTACCTTTAGGATTTGCAGCAG GTACAAAGAGAAACTGCTTTGAATTTGGGAACAATGCTGTATGTATGATTCTTAATCTGCTTAAGGACAGTTTGCAAACTCTACTGCATACAGTTACCGATGACAACTTGGATAGTTACCGTATTCGATTAACAGAATACTCCAAG AAAATAGTACTTTCGGGATGTCCCCAGTTAACTACGCAATTCCTATACATATCGGCGCTCCCCACTGATCTAGATGCTGTATTTAAGAGAACTATAGTGAGCGATGTTAACGACGGATGTTTGAACCATTACAATGGGCTGGTGAAGAAGGCTAAAACCTTGTCATTTAGAAATGTACGCATTGTGGATCTCTCCAAATGTCCAAATGTACATTTTGGTGCAGTAATTTTATGGATGAAGTGGACATTTCCAGAATTGAGGACGTTCATAGCTTCCTATTGTTTACTCTTTCAGTTTGAAGATTTGCAGTGTTTGTTACTGAGATGCCCATGGATTAATGAAATCAATTTGAGTATTGATACAAGCATTATACTATCCAAGTACTCGATTATATCTTCTAGATCTGAAGTACGGCGTGACGTGAATCGAAATCTATCTAGCTATTACATGCAAAGTGGATTATATGGGACCTCAGGAAACCCAGTTTTCTCAAATATATCAAAATTGATACTGGAAGGCCGAAATGATATTACTG ATATGAACTTGCTGGAGATATCCATGCTGAAAAGCTCTCTATGTTATATAAACATTAAACATTGCACCCTGTTGACAGATGATGGTATATCTACACTACTGTTGAATTGTAGAAAAATGCACTCGATGGTTCTTTCTTATACATCGTTTGGAAATCATTCAATTCAAACCCTATGCTCATTGGATCCTTCAGATAGCTTTTCTTACCATAAGGATGAACATGCTCATGTTATGGCATTTAGGTTGCAAGAATTGCATCTGGAAGGCTGTGAAG ATGGTGCTCTCTGCAACTTTGTTGGCTCTTCACTTGAGTATCTTGATATTTCGGAGACTGTg GTTTCTATGGTCTCATTGGCACCAGTTATACGAAGAAACTCTAATTTGAGCTGCTTGAAAACAGCTGGATGCCGTAACCTGCTGTTTGAACAGGGTGAGGTACAATCCACGAGTGGTAACAAGTATGGCAGGTTTCTTCAGGAGATAACCAGTACGTGCTATTTGGAGGATGTAGAAATGGGCTGGGCATTTTGCCCTGTTCGAGTTGATGACCTCATTCCTTCTTTTAGTAAAGTAAGGAGGATGACAGTTGGCCTTGGCACAACATTACCAGAGAATATCCTGCATGCTCTTCCTGAGATCTGCCCGTTTCTCGAGTCTTTGGTTCTTAGGTTTCAG GTAATCTCTGACAGAGTTGTAAGAAATCTATTGGAATCGTCAACAAATCTTCAGGTGCTCTGCCTGCACTATTGCCTCGGCAATTTGACTTCATTTAGCTTTCAAACAATGGCACCAGCGTTAAGAATATTACGGCTCCAGTGGGTTACTCCATGGATCACAAATGATGATCTGACAATTCTTACACAGAATTGCAATTTAGTTGAACTTTTGCTGTCTGGTTGCAAACTCCTTGACACCA GCTCTCAAGAGATAATCTCTTCTGGGTGGCCAAACTTGGCATGTTTACAACTTGAG GAATGTGGTCAGATAACACTTGATGGGGTTGATTCTATTTTAGATTGTAAAGCTTTGGAAGAAGTCTTACTTAGGCACACC GGTAGAGGTATTGGAAGAACCATTATAACAGATGCTATCAGAGAG CTACCGCTCCTAAGGAAGCTGGCGCTGGATCTCTGCGACGCGTCCGAGGGAGGCTACGACACCCCGAAC GTTCCGGAGGGGAAGATGATGAGGAGCGTGAGGATGAGCAGGTGCAAgaagtcggcggcggcggcgaggtcgtGCTTTGGAGAGGCGTCCTCCTCGAGCTCGAACCGGAAGCCGGTGCAGCACAGGGAGACCATCGTGCTGGAGTGGAGCAGCCGGCAGCTGACGACCACCGTAGTGGAAGAAAGACTCTAG
- the LOC109731742 gene encoding BTB/POZ domain-containing protein FBL11 isoform X3: MSSAGDGEDGGGAAADTVVLEITDAAASPSSAPPPPPIPVSALAAPLPSPTVLAVRADRSRLIESSSYFRALLGGSFSESGSGYVRISCDLAAAVQVLRYLFEPPASFAISHHNFLPLLEGALFLAVESLLVDCERWFRTVRSRNPSMVVPLDFIIEAWYFAPKHGVTFVEDVCPGYLAQNFVQVISSRSFVHIPYDLLCSTIESPNLTVDSEKQLCEAILSWVSASRQSCEQSVSNSADNQLSLLSKVRVCLLPLGFAAGTKRNCFEFGNNAVCMILNLLKDSLQTLLHTVTDDNLDSYRIRLTEYSKKIVLSGCPQLTTQFLYISALPTDLDAVFKRTIVSDVNDGCLNHYNGLVKKAKTLSFRNVRIVDLSKCPNVHFGAVILWMKWTFPELRTFIASYCLLFQFEDLQCLLLRCPWINEINLSIDTSIILSKYSIISSRSEVRRDVNRNLSSYYMQSGLYGTSGNPVFSNISKLILEGRNDITDMNLLEISMLKSSLCYINIKHCTLLTDDDSFSYHKDEHAHVMAFRLQELHLEGCEGISCAAMSQLVSNMNIVKSLCLRETSLADGALCNFVGSSLEYLDISETVVSMVSLAPVIRRNSNLSCLKTAGCRNLLFEQGEVQSTSGNKYGRFLQEITSTCYLEDVEMGWAFCPVRVDDLIPSFSKVRRMTVGLGTTLPENILHALPEICPFLESLVLRFQVISDRVVRNLLESSTNLQVLCLHYCLGNLTSFSFQTMAPALRILRLQWVTPWITNDDLTILTQNCNLVELLLSGCKLLDTSSQEIISSGWPNLACLQLEECGQITLDGVDSILDCKALEEVLLRHTGRGIGRTIITDAIRELPLLRKLALDLCDASEGGYDTPNVPEGKMMRSVRMSRCKKSAAAARSCFGEASSSSSNRKPVQHRETIVLEWSSRQLTTTVVEERL; this comes from the exons ATGTCCTCCGCCGGCGACGGGGAAgacggcggcggcgccgccgccgacaCGGTGGTCCTGGAGATCACCGACGCAGCAGCATCCCCCTCCTCCGCGCCTCCACCTCCCCCCATCCCAGTCTCCGCGCTCGCCGCCCCACTCCCGTCCCCGACCGTCCTCGCGGTCCGCGCCGACCGGAGCAGGCTCATCGAGAGCTCCTCCTACTTCCGCGCCCTCCTCGGCGGCAGCTTCAG CGAATCGGGCAGCGGCTACGTGCGGATCAGCtgcgacctcgccgccgccgtgcaGGTCCTCCGGTACCTCTTCGAGCCCCCCGCGAGCTTCGCGATCTCGCATCACAACTTCCTCCCGCTGCTGGAG GGTGCTCTGTTTCTCGCTGTCGAGAGCCTTCTAGTGGACTGTGAAAGGTGGTTCAGAACCGTGAGATCTCGAAATCCCTCCATGGTGGTACCGTTGGATTTCATAATCGAGGCCTGGTACTTCGCTCCAAAGCATG GGGTTACTTTTGTTGAAGACGTATGTCCAGGATATCTAGCTCAGAATTTT GTACAAGTTATCTCCAGTAGGTCATTTGTTCATATACCTTATGATCTGCTGTGCTCCACCATTGAATCTCCAAACCTGACTGTGGATAG TGAAAAGCAATTGTGTGAAGCAATTTTATCTTGGGTTTCCGCAAGTAGGCAATCCTGTGAACAATCAGTCTCCAACTCAGCAGATAACCAACTCTCCCTTCTTAGCAAG GTTAGGGTATGCCTTTTACCTTTAGGATTTGCAGCAG GTACAAAGAGAAACTGCTTTGAATTTGGGAACAATGCTGTATGTATGATTCTTAATCTGCTTAAGGACAGTTTGCAAACTCTACTGCATACAGTTACCGATGACAACTTGGATAGTTACCGTATTCGATTAACAGAATACTCCAAG AAAATAGTACTTTCGGGATGTCCCCAGTTAACTACGCAATTCCTATACATATCGGCGCTCCCCACTGATCTAGATGCTGTATTTAAGAGAACTATAGTGAGCGATGTTAACGACGGATGTTTGAACCATTACAATGGGCTGGTGAAGAAGGCTAAAACCTTGTCATTTAGAAATGTACGCATTGTGGATCTCTCCAAATGTCCAAATGTACATTTTGGTGCAGTAATTTTATGGATGAAGTGGACATTTCCAGAATTGAGGACGTTCATAGCTTCCTATTGTTTACTCTTTCAGTTTGAAGATTTGCAGTGTTTGTTACTGAGATGCCCATGGATTAATGAAATCAATTTGAGTATTGATACAAGCATTATACTATCCAAGTACTCGATTATATCTTCTAGATCTGAAGTACGGCGTGACGTGAATCGAAATCTATCTAGCTATTACATGCAAAGTGGATTATATGGGACCTCAGGAAACCCAGTTTTCTCAAATATATCAAAATTGATACTGGAAGGCCGAAATGATATTACTG ATATGAACTTGCTGGAGATATCCATGCTGAAAAGCTCTCTATGTTATATAAACATTAAACATTGCACCCTGTTGACAGATGATG ATAGCTTTTCTTACCATAAGGATGAACATGCTCATGTTATGGCATTTAGGTTGCAAGAATTGCATCTGGAAGGCTGTGAAG GTATTAGTTGTGCTGCTATGTCCCAGCTAGTGAGTAATATGAATATTGTGAAGTCCTTATGCTTAAGGGAGACATCACTTGCAGATGGTGCTCTCTGCAACTTTGTTGGCTCTTCACTTGAGTATCTTGATATTTCGGAGACTGTg GTTTCTATGGTCTCATTGGCACCAGTTATACGAAGAAACTCTAATTTGAGCTGCTTGAAAACAGCTGGATGCCGTAACCTGCTGTTTGAACAGGGTGAGGTACAATCCACGAGTGGTAACAAGTATGGCAGGTTTCTTCAGGAGATAACCAGTACGTGCTATTTGGAGGATGTAGAAATGGGCTGGGCATTTTGCCCTGTTCGAGTTGATGACCTCATTCCTTCTTTTAGTAAAGTAAGGAGGATGACAGTTGGCCTTGGCACAACATTACCAGAGAATATCCTGCATGCTCTTCCTGAGATCTGCCCGTTTCTCGAGTCTTTGGTTCTTAGGTTTCAG GTAATCTCTGACAGAGTTGTAAGAAATCTATTGGAATCGTCAACAAATCTTCAGGTGCTCTGCCTGCACTATTGCCTCGGCAATTTGACTTCATTTAGCTTTCAAACAATGGCACCAGCGTTAAGAATATTACGGCTCCAGTGGGTTACTCCATGGATCACAAATGATGATCTGACAATTCTTACACAGAATTGCAATTTAGTTGAACTTTTGCTGTCTGGTTGCAAACTCCTTGACACCA GCTCTCAAGAGATAATCTCTTCTGGGTGGCCAAACTTGGCATGTTTACAACTTGAG GAATGTGGTCAGATAACACTTGATGGGGTTGATTCTATTTTAGATTGTAAAGCTTTGGAAGAAGTCTTACTTAGGCACACC GGTAGAGGTATTGGAAGAACCATTATAACAGATGCTATCAGAGAG CTACCGCTCCTAAGGAAGCTGGCGCTGGATCTCTGCGACGCGTCCGAGGGAGGCTACGACACCCCGAAC GTTCCGGAGGGGAAGATGATGAGGAGCGTGAGGATGAGCAGGTGCAAgaagtcggcggcggcggcgaggtcgtGCTTTGGAGAGGCGTCCTCCTCGAGCTCGAACCGGAAGCCGGTGCAGCACAGGGAGACCATCGTGCTGGAGTGGAGCAGCCGGCAGCTGACGACCACCGTAGTGGAAGAAAGACTCTAG